AAATGACGTTGTGAATGAATTCACGAAAAAGCATTTGATAAATTGGGCGGCTATTTATACCATAGTCATACATAAATTTCCAAAAGTTTTTAAAGATCATGAACAGTACTTACGAGGCACCACGTCGACTCATCAAAACGCCAGACGAAATAGAAAAAATGCGTGTAGCGGGACGACTAGCAGCAGAAGTTTTGGATATGATCAAACCGCATATCAAACCTGGTGTGACCACCCTTGAACTTGATACGATTTGTCATGACTACATCGTCAACAAACAAGATGCGATTCCTGCATGTCTAGGCTATGGGGCAGCGCCAGGTCGCCCTGCGTTTCAACATGTGATCTGTACTTCAGTCAACCATGTGGTGTGTCACGGTATTCCTTCGGAAGCCAAAGCCTTGAAGAAAGGTGATATTTTAAATATTGATGTGACTGTGATTAAAGATGGTTACCACGGCGACACCAATATGATGTATGTGGTCGGCGGTGAAACGTCTATTCTTGCTGATCGTTTATGTAAAGTGGCACAAGAGGCGATGTACCGAGGTATGGAAACTGTAAAGCCAGGTTCAACCATTGGTGATATTGGACATGCGATTCAGAAATATGTTGAAGCTGAACGTTTTAGCGTGGTACGTGAGTACTGCGGTCATGGTATTGGTACTGTGTTCCATGATGAGCCACAAGTGCTGCATTATGGTCAGCCAGACAGCGGTATGGTTTTAGAAGAAGGCATGACTTTTACCATTGAACCGATGGTGAATGCAGGCGTATGGCAAACCAAGCTACTCGGCGATAAGTGGACAGTTGTGACCAAAGACCATAAACTATCTGCACAGTATGAACATACGATTGCTGTCACCAAAACAGGGATTGAAGTATTAACCGCACGTCCTGAAGAAGATTTATCTCGCTTTGCTTAAATACGCCTTAAAGAATGAATCATTCATTCTTTATAAAATCAGTGTCTTTGGCTGAAATGCCATGATACTTCATCAAAAAGGTCACCTCATGTGGCCTTTTTTGTCTGTTGCGCGGGTGTTTATTTTGATTAAGCGGCTCATTTTTAAGAATAAGTATGGAATAATTTTTATCTAAATTTTAAAATGTAGCTTACCCAATCTTACAAATGCTGAACTTTAGACTCAATAAAGTATAAAAAAAAACATTAGTTAAAAAAAACACTTTGAATGACAACAATACTCTTTCAGTGAATACTC
This genomic window from Acinetobacter sp. TGL-Y2 contains:
- the map gene encoding type I methionyl aminopeptidase, giving the protein MNSTYEAPRRLIKTPDEIEKMRVAGRLAAEVLDMIKPHIKPGVTTLELDTICHDYIVNKQDAIPACLGYGAAPGRPAFQHVICTSVNHVVCHGIPSEAKALKKGDILNIDVTVIKDGYHGDTNMMYVVGGETSILADRLCKVAQEAMYRGMETVKPGSTIGDIGHAIQKYVEAERFSVVREYCGHGIGTVFHDEPQVLHYGQPDSGMVLEEGMTFTIEPMVNAGVWQTKLLGDKWTVVTKDHKLSAQYEHTIAVTKTGIEVLTARPEEDLSRFA